The sequence GTGACGACGGTACGGTGGTCACCGCGGGCGGGCGTGTGCTCACGCTCGTCGCGCGGGGGCCAGATATAAGCGACGCCCGGCAGCGGGTTTACGCGGCGGTGCCGGGCGTCGAGTTCACCGATATGGCGTATCGGCAGGATATCGCTTTGCGGGAAACCCAGCCGCGAGCGGCCGCCCGCGGCTGAGATCGAGCCGGCTACGACCCGGCGCTGACGACGCCGCCGCCGGTGCTCGGCGGCCCGATCTCGACCCAACCGTTGCGGACGGCACAGAGGACTGCCTGAACGCGGTCGTTCACCTGCAGCTTCCGCAGCACCGACGTCATGTGGTTCTTCACCGTCTGCTCGGTGATGAACAGCGCTTCGGCGATCTCCTTGTTCGAGAGGCCCTGCGCTACGCAGTCGAGCACCTCGACCTCACGGACCGACAGGGGCAGCCGCTTCGGGTCGGACGCTGGCCCTGCCTCGCCATCGTCGCCGGTGAGCTGCCGGAACTCGGACAGAACCCGCCACGCCAGCTCCGGCCGCGACATCACCTCAAGGTTGATGAGCTGCTCCCCCTGAACCACGCGATCCAGCGACGAAATCAGCTCCTGAGCCTCGATGTCTTTCGTCAGGAAAGCTGACGCACCCGCACGGACGGCTTCGAACAGCCGCTCATCATCGACGTGCATCGACAGGATGATGATGTGCATTGACGGGTGTTGCTTCTTCAGGATGCGCGCCACGTTGAGACCGGTGACGCCGGGGAGCTGGATATCGATCAGGGCAATACTGGGTCGGTGGATATCGGCCTCGCGGATTGCCTCGTGCCCGCTTGTGGCCTCGGCAACCACCTTGAACGCGCCGCCCTCTTCGATCAATCGGCGCAGGCCCTGGCGAAAGAGCGGA is a genomic window of Sphaerobacter thermophilus DSM 20745 containing:
- a CDS encoding response regulator; amino-acid sequence: MERRRGSGNGRTVLIVDDHPLFRQGLRRLIEEGGAFKVVAEATSGHEAIREADIHRPSIALIDIQLPGVTGLNVARILKKQHPSMHIIILSMHVDDERLFEAVRAGASAFLTKDIEAQELISSLDRVVQGEQLINLEVMSRPELAWRVLSEFRQLTGDDGEAGPASDPKRLPLSVREVEVLDCVAQGLSNKEIAEALFITEQTVKNHMTSVLRKLQVNDRVQAVLCAVRNGWVEIGPPSTGGGVVSAGS